One Paraburkholderia phytofirmans OLGA172 genomic window carries:
- a CDS encoding LysE family translocator, whose product MFGITHFEFFVVAVFLLNVTPGPDTAYIVGRSVAQGRGAGLMSALGISAGCCVHSLACAFGLTALLAASAAAFTVIKFVGAIYLIYLGVRLIFAKPEVDQAVGEARAAGAPKSLRQLFLQGFWTNVLNPKVVLFFVSFFPQFVTTGSDHKALAFLTLGVVFVVMSMIWNSFVAWIAGSVTRRFSGKPSVKKWLDRGVGSAFVGLGIKLATASR is encoded by the coding sequence ATGTTTGGCATCACCCATTTCGAGTTTTTTGTCGTCGCGGTCTTTCTGCTGAACGTGACGCCCGGTCCCGACACGGCTTACATCGTCGGGCGCAGCGTCGCTCAGGGCCGGGGCGCAGGCCTGATGTCCGCGCTCGGCATCTCCGCCGGTTGCTGCGTTCATTCGCTTGCTTGCGCGTTCGGCTTGACGGCGCTGCTGGCCGCTTCGGCCGCTGCGTTCACGGTCATCAAGTTCGTCGGCGCCATTTATCTGATCTATCTCGGCGTGCGCCTGATTTTCGCCAAGCCGGAGGTAGACCAGGCGGTGGGCGAAGCGCGCGCGGCCGGCGCGCCGAAATCGTTGCGTCAGTTGTTCCTGCAAGGCTTCTGGACCAATGTGCTGAACCCCAAGGTCGTGCTGTTCTTCGTGTCGTTCTTTCCGCAATTCGTCACAACGGGCAGTGACCATAAGGCGCTGGCGTTCCTTACGCTCGGCGTGGTGTTCGTCGTGATGAGCATGATCTGGAACAGTTTTGTCGCGTGGATTGCCGGCAGCGTGACCCGCCGTTTCTCCGGCAAGCCGTCGGTGAAGAAGTGGCTGGACCGCGGCGTCGGCAGCGCGTTTGTCGGCTTGGGCATCAAGCTCGCCACCGCATCAAGATGA
- a CDS encoding thioredoxin family protein, with amino-acid sequence MPALNLDTDHDRIAERVNEPDTLFVACLCAEWCGTCREYRDAFDRLADKHPEICFAWIDIETHADRFDDLDVENFPTILIEDSGTTRFFGTVLPQAAIVERMLSDLTAVPGVSGAPKLRPALAAA; translated from the coding sequence ATGCCCGCGCTGAATCTCGACACCGACCACGACCGGATTGCCGAGCGCGTCAACGAACCCGACACGCTGTTCGTTGCCTGCCTGTGCGCGGAGTGGTGCGGGACCTGCCGTGAGTATCGGGATGCCTTCGACCGGCTGGCGGATAAGCATCCGGAGATCTGTTTCGCATGGATCGACATCGAAACCCATGCGGACCGCTTCGACGATCTGGATGTCGAAAATTTCCCGACCATCCTGATCGAAGACTCGGGAACGACACGTTTTTTTGGCACGGTTTTGCCGCAGGCGGCGATTGTGGAGCGGATGTTGTCCGATCTGACGGCCGTGCCCGGCGTCAGCGGCGCGCCCAAATTGCGGCCTGCGCTGGCCGCCGCGTGA
- the def gene encoding peptide deformylase, which yields MALLNILNYPDKRLHKIAKPVEVVNDRIRRLVADMAETMYAAPGVGLAATQVDVHERVVVIDVSETHDELLAFINPEIIWSSDEKEVSEEGCLSVPGIYDNVERAEKVRVRALNEKGETFELDCEGLLAVCIQHEMDHLMGRVFVEYLSSLKQTRIKSKMKKLAHAM from the coding sequence ATGGCTTTACTGAACATTCTCAATTACCCGGACAAGCGGCTGCACAAGATTGCGAAGCCGGTCGAAGTGGTCAACGACCGTATCCGCCGGCTCGTCGCCGACATGGCCGAAACGATGTATGCCGCGCCCGGCGTCGGCCTCGCGGCGACCCAGGTGGACGTGCATGAACGCGTGGTCGTGATCGACGTGTCGGAAACGCACGACGAACTGCTCGCTTTCATCAACCCGGAAATCATCTGGTCGAGCGACGAGAAGGAGGTGTCGGAAGAGGGCTGCCTCTCGGTGCCGGGCATTTACGACAATGTCGAGCGCGCCGAGAAAGTGCGCGTGCGGGCGCTGAACGAGAAGGGCGAAACCTTCGAGCTGGATTGCGAAGGGTTGCTGGCCGTGTGCATTCAGCACGAAATGGATCACCTGATGGGCCGCGTGTTCGTCGAGTACCTGTCGTCGCTGAAGCAGACGCGCATCAAGAGCAAGATGAAGAAGCTCGCCCACGCGATGTAA
- the rsmB gene encoding 16S rRNA (cytosine(967)-C(5))-methyltransferase RsmB — MTPKPSSRSATPSARPRESRLSMLHLAPESLGFALDCAGQAVGAVRLGAALPAALQSVFVSAPEGGAAAARGAVQDIAYRTMRRLATAEWLIARLVKKAPPPHVGHVLACALALLIDDEANAAYAPFTVVDQAVSAIAARREFAFAKGLVNAVLRNFLREREALLSAAQADEVARWNYPAWWIDAVKGAWPDAWQAVLASGNTQGPLTLRVNARRSTVDAYLQVLQDRHIPASRAGEYAVKLVTPMPVDRIPGFDDGVVSVQDAGAQLAAQLLGVRDGMRVLDACAAPGGKTGHLLELANLQLVALESDASRARRIGENLQRLKLEAEVRIGDAGAPAKWHDDIDQPFDRILADVPCSASGIVRRHPDIRWLRRASDIPALVAEQRRILDALWPLVKPGGELLYVTCSIFPEEGELQAQWFGNKYQDAVRLDAPGQLLPSVARAPADTSAGSHAGHAAEDSTGSNSDHDGFFYARFQKR; from the coding sequence ATGACTCCAAAGCCTTCTTCGCGTTCTGCTACTCCATCGGCGCGTCCGCGCGAGTCCCGTCTGTCGATGCTGCATCTCGCGCCCGAATCGCTCGGCTTTGCGCTCGACTGCGCGGGCCAGGCCGTCGGCGCCGTGCGCCTCGGTGCGGCCTTGCCGGCCGCGCTGCAATCCGTATTCGTATCCGCGCCTGAAGGCGGCGCCGCCGCTGCGCGCGGTGCCGTGCAGGACATCGCGTATCGCACCATGCGGCGTCTGGCGACCGCCGAGTGGCTGATCGCCAGGCTGGTGAAGAAGGCCCCGCCGCCGCACGTCGGTCATGTGCTCGCCTGCGCGCTCGCCTTGCTCATCGACGACGAAGCGAACGCCGCTTATGCGCCGTTCACGGTCGTCGATCAGGCGGTGAGCGCAATCGCAGCGCGCCGTGAATTCGCGTTTGCAAAGGGTCTCGTCAATGCCGTCCTGCGCAATTTCCTGCGCGAGCGTGAGGCCCTGCTGAGCGCCGCGCAAGCCGACGAAGTCGCGCGTTGGAACTACCCGGCGTGGTGGATCGATGCGGTCAAAGGCGCGTGGCCCGACGCATGGCAAGCGGTGCTCGCGTCCGGCAATACGCAAGGTCCGCTGACGCTGCGAGTGAACGCACGCCGCTCGACGGTCGATGCCTATCTGCAGGTGCTACAAGACCGTCACATCCCCGCGAGCCGAGCCGGCGAGTACGCCGTCAAACTCGTCACGCCGATGCCGGTCGACCGGATCCCCGGCTTCGACGACGGCGTGGTGTCCGTACAGGACGCCGGCGCGCAGCTCGCCGCGCAACTGCTCGGCGTGCGCGACGGCATGCGCGTGCTCGACGCGTGCGCGGCGCCTGGCGGCAAAACCGGCCACCTGCTCGAACTCGCCAACCTGCAGCTCGTGGCGCTCGAAAGCGACGCGTCGCGCGCGCGCCGCATCGGTGAAAACCTGCAGCGCCTCAAGCTCGAAGCGGAAGTGCGTATTGGCGACGCGGGTGCGCCCGCAAAATGGCATGACGACATCGACCAGCCGTTCGACCGCATTCTGGCGGACGTGCCGTGTTCGGCCTCGGGCATCGTGCGGCGTCATCCGGATATTCGCTGGTTGCGTCGCGCGTCGGATATTCCCGCCCTGGTCGCCGAGCAGCGCCGCATTCTCGACGCGCTATGGCCGCTCGTGAAGCCCGGCGGCGAGTTGCTCTACGTTACGTGTTCGATCTTCCCCGAAGAAGGCGAGTTGCAAGCGCAGTGGTTTGGAAACAAGTATCAGGATGCGGTACGATTGGACGCGCCGGGGCAACTTTTACCCTCAGTTGCCCGCGCGCCCGCCGACACATCGGCCGGTTCCCATGCCGGACATGCCGCTGAAGATAGCACCGGCTCGAACTCAGACCACGACGGATTTTTCTACGCGCGCTTTCAGAAACGGTGA
- the dprA gene encoding DNA-processing protein DprA — translation MRTLPATDIELAAWLRLSLAPGLKPAALRLLLSAFGLPEAIFNQSPEALAEIAGETTARAVLAPPSPEFDTQLEAVIAWRELPGNHVATLDDPAYPPALLTMPDPPPLLYIKGRLDRLHTRAVALVGSRSATPQGVEDTERFARELSQAGVTIVSGLALGIDGAAHRGGLEGVGGTVAVIGTGADLVYPAAHHALARQIAAQGAILSEWPLGTPARAANFPQRNRLIAGLVSGVVIVEAAMRSGSLITARLANEMGRDIFALPGSIHAPLSRGCHRIIKQGAKLVETPDEVLEELGFAKPAVAPPTSPTAPPAMSAEALQLLDALGHAPATLEILATRTEMGGAALQNTLLQLELAGQVTALPGGRFTRTTHS, via the coding sequence ATGCGTACCTTGCCCGCAACCGATATTGAACTCGCCGCATGGCTGCGGCTTTCGCTCGCGCCGGGGCTGAAACCCGCTGCGCTGCGTTTACTGCTGAGCGCTTTTGGACTGCCGGAAGCGATTTTCAATCAATCACCCGAGGCACTTGCCGAGATCGCGGGCGAGACTACGGCGCGCGCTGTGCTGGCACCGCCCAGCCCGGAATTCGACACGCAACTCGAGGCGGTAATCGCATGGCGCGAGCTGCCCGGCAACCACGTGGCGACACTCGACGACCCGGCCTACCCACCCGCGCTCCTGACCATGCCCGATCCGCCGCCGCTGCTATATATAAAGGGCCGGCTGGATCGACTGCACACGAGGGCGGTCGCCCTGGTGGGCAGCCGCAGCGCGACACCGCAAGGCGTTGAAGACACGGAGCGCTTCGCGCGCGAGCTTTCGCAGGCCGGCGTCACGATCGTGTCGGGGCTGGCGCTGGGTATCGACGGTGCCGCGCATCGGGGCGGGCTGGAAGGTGTCGGTGGCACGGTGGCGGTGATCGGCACCGGCGCGGACCTCGTGTATCCGGCCGCCCATCACGCGCTGGCGCGGCAAATTGCGGCGCAAGGTGCAATCCTTTCGGAATGGCCGCTGGGCACGCCGGCGCGCGCCGCCAATTTTCCGCAGCGTAACCGCTTGATCGCAGGCCTCGTCAGCGGAGTTGTGATCGTCGAGGCCGCCATGCGCTCGGGCTCGCTGATCACAGCTCGGCTCGCCAATGAAATGGGGCGCGATATCTTCGCATTGCCCGGCTCGATCCACGCGCCTCTGTCGCGCGGTTGTCATCGAATCATCAAGCAGGGCGCCAAGCTGGTGGAAACGCCCGATGAGGTGCTGGAGGAACTGGGCTTCGCCAAGCCGGCGGTAGCACCGCCTACTTCGCCCACAGCACCGCCGGCCATGAGCGCCGAAGCGCTGCAACTCCTCGACGCACTCGGCCATGCCCCCGCCACGCTTGAAATTCTTGCCACCCGTACCGAGATGGGGGGCGCGGCATTGCAAAACACGCTGCTGCAACTCGAACTCGCCGGCCAGGTGACCGCGCTGCCCGGCGGCCGCTTCACGCGAACGACCCACAGCTGA
- the htpX gene encoding zinc metalloprotease HtpX produces the protein MFNWVKTAMLMAAITALFIVIGGMIGGSRGMTIALVIALGMNFFSYWFSDKMVLRMYNAQEVDENSAPQFYRMVRELATRANLPMPRVYLINEDAPNAFATGRNPEHAAVAATTGILRVLSEREMRGVMAHELAHVKHRDILISTVSATMAGAISALANFAMFFGSRDENGRPTNPIAGIAVALLAPIAGALIQMAISRAREFEADRGGAQISGDPQALAAALDKIHRYASGIPFPAAEQHPATAQMMMMNPLSGGGIANLFSTHPATEERIARLMEMARTGRFE, from the coding sequence ATGTTCAATTGGGTCAAAACCGCGATGTTGATGGCCGCGATCACGGCCCTTTTCATCGTGATCGGCGGGATGATCGGCGGGTCGCGCGGCATGACGATCGCGCTCGTGATCGCGCTTGGGATGAATTTCTTTTCGTACTGGTTCTCGGACAAGATGGTCCTGCGCATGTACAACGCGCAGGAAGTCGACGAAAACAGTGCGCCGCAGTTCTACCGCATGGTGCGCGAACTCGCCACCCGCGCCAATCTGCCGATGCCGCGCGTCTACCTGATCAACGAAGACGCGCCGAACGCGTTCGCTACCGGCCGCAATCCGGAGCATGCGGCCGTCGCCGCCACCACCGGCATCTTGCGCGTGCTGTCCGAGCGCGAAATGCGCGGCGTGATGGCGCACGAACTGGCGCACGTGAAGCACCGCGACATCCTGATCTCCACGGTTTCGGCGACCATGGCGGGCGCCATTTCCGCACTGGCGAACTTCGCGATGTTCTTCGGCAGCCGCGACGAAAACGGCCGTCCCACGAACCCGATCGCGGGCATCGCTGTTGCGTTGCTCGCGCCGATTGCCGGTGCGCTGATTCAGATGGCGATCTCGCGTGCCCGTGAATTCGAAGCCGATCGTGGCGGCGCGCAGATTTCCGGCGATCCGCAGGCGCTCGCCGCGGCGCTCGACAAGATCCATCGCTACGCGAGCGGTATTCCGTTCCCTGCCGCCGAGCAGCATCCGGCCACCGCGCAGATGATGATGATGAATCCGCTGTCGGGCGGCGGCATCGCGAATCTGTTCTCGACGCACCCGGCCACCGAGGAGCGCATTGCGCGTTTGATGGAGATGGCGCGCACGGGGCGCTTCGAGTAG
- a CDS encoding DUF4390 domain-containing protein has product MTIKRFFPLRLAAVLWIVLAVWLAVPGAAHADSIAVQRASLQSDNTGWNLDARFDFDLNSNLEDAVNKGIPLYFTTDFELSRPRWYWFDEQPVSVSQSIRLSFQPLTREYRVSSVSSGGLQLGCTTLKEALAVIKHITSWHVIDRNQVHAGETYNASVRMQLDIALMPKPFQIDAVNNRDWSLSSEWKRFTFTVTERAK; this is encoded by the coding sequence GTGACCATCAAACGTTTTTTCCCGCTTCGGCTCGCTGCCGTGCTCTGGATCGTGCTGGCCGTATGGCTCGCCGTACCGGGCGCGGCGCACGCCGATTCGATCGCGGTGCAGCGCGCCTCGCTGCAATCGGACAACACCGGCTGGAACCTCGACGCGCGTTTCGACTTCGACCTGAATAGCAATCTCGAAGATGCCGTCAACAAGGGCATTCCGCTGTACTTCACGACCGACTTCGAACTGAGCCGGCCACGCTGGTACTGGTTCGATGAGCAGCCGGTCAGCGTGTCGCAGAGCATTCGCCTGTCGTTCCAGCCGCTCACGCGTGAGTACCGTGTGTCGAGCGTGTCGTCGGGTGGCTTGCAGCTCGGCTGCACGACGCTGAAGGAAGCACTCGCGGTGATCAAGCACATCACGTCGTGGCATGTGATCGATCGCAATCAGGTGCATGCCGGGGAGACGTACAACGCGTCGGTGCGCATGCAACTCGACATCGCGCTGATGCCCAAGCCGTTTCAGATCGATGCGGTGAACAACCGCGACTGGAGCCTATCGTCAGAGTGGAAGCGCTTTACCTTCACGGTGACCGAACGTGCTAAATAG
- the fmt gene encoding methionyl-tRNA formyltransferase gives MSHSLRVIFAGTPEFAAAALAAIHSAGFPVPLVLTQPDRPAGRGMKLQASPVKRYAQEHELAVAQPPSLRRTGKYPAEAVAAIDQLRATPHDVMVVAAYGLILPQEVLDIPRLGCINIHASLLPRWRGAAPIHRAIEAGDAETGITLMQMDVGLDTGAMISEARTPISADDTTATLHDRLALDGARLIVEALIELERSGKLAATPQPADGVTYAEKIGKHEAALDWRKPAAVLARQVRAFDPFPGGVGTLEDGTSIKIWAAVPVEAQGSSTPGTVADVSPEGVVVACGDGALRLTQLQKPGGKRLPVREFLAGAALAAGQRFQLPEAK, from the coding sequence ATGAGTCATTCGTTGCGCGTCATCTTCGCCGGTACGCCGGAGTTCGCCGCGGCCGCGCTGGCCGCGATCCACAGTGCCGGTTTTCCGGTGCCGCTCGTGCTGACCCAGCCCGACCGGCCTGCGGGACGCGGGATGAAACTGCAGGCAAGTCCGGTAAAGCGCTACGCACAGGAGCATGAGCTTGCCGTGGCGCAGCCGCCTTCGCTGCGCCGCACCGGCAAATATCCTGCTGAAGCCGTAGCTGCGATCGACCAGTTGCGCGCCACGCCCCACGACGTGATGGTGGTGGCTGCCTACGGCCTGATCCTGCCGCAGGAGGTGCTCGATATTCCGCGGCTGGGCTGCATCAACATTCACGCATCGTTGTTGCCGCGCTGGCGCGGCGCCGCGCCGATCCACCGCGCGATCGAGGCGGGCGACGCTGAAACCGGCATCACGTTGATGCAGATGGACGTCGGCCTCGACACCGGCGCGATGATCTCCGAAGCACGCACACCGATTTCCGCCGACGACACCACGGCCACCCTCCACGACCGTCTCGCACTAGACGGTGCGAGGCTGATCGTCGAAGCGCTGATCGAACTCGAGCGCAGCGGCAAGCTGGCGGCAACGCCGCAACCGGCGGATGGCGTGACTTACGCGGAAAAGATCGGCAAGCACGAGGCTGCGCTTGACTGGCGCAAGCCGGCCGCAGTTCTGGCGCGCCAGGTGCGCGCGTTCGACCCGTTCCCCGGTGGCGTGGGCACGCTGGAAGACGGCACGTCGATCAAAATCTGGGCGGCGGTCCCGGTCGAGGCGCAAGGCAGCAGCACGCCCGGCACGGTCGCCGACGTCTCCCCCGAAGGCGTCGTGGTTGCCTGTGGTGACGGCGCTTTGCGTCTCACTCAACTGCAAAAACCCGGCGGCAAGCGCTTGCCGGTGCGCGAATTCCTGGCCGGCGCGGCGCTGGCCGCGGGTCAGCGTTTCCAGCTTCCCGAAGCCAAATAA
- a CDS encoding DNA topoisomerase III, with amino-acid sequence MSKALIIAEKPSVANDIARALGGFTKHDEYYESDDYVLSSAVGHLLEIAAPEDYEVKRGKWSFANLPVIPPHFDLNPIAKSESRLKVLTKLLKRKDIDRLINACDAGREGELIFRLIAQHAKAKQPVQRLWLQSMTAGSIRDGFARLRSDEEMQPLADAARCRSEADWLVGINGTRAMTAFNSKGGGFFLTTVGRVQTPTLSIVVEREEKIRRFVPRDYWEVKAEFVCAAGFYEGRWFDPKFKRDEFDPEKRDSRLWALPAAETIVAACRGQIGTVTEESKPSTQLSPALFDLTSLQREANGRFGFSAKNTLGLAQALYEKHKVLTYPRTDARALPEDYMDTVKETLGMLKESNNYLPFAKQVLDKGWVKPNKRIFDNSKISDHFAIIPTLQAPKNLSEPEQKLYDLVVKRFLSVFFPAAEFRVTTRITEVVGHHFKTEGKVLVEPGWLQIYGREIGGEDANLVPVQKDEKVKTDKIAAQQLVTKPPARYNEATLLSAMEGAGKLVEDDELREAMAAKGLGTPATRAAIIEGLLGEKYLIREGRDLIPTAKAFQLMTLLRGLGVKELTAPELTGEWEYKLSQMERGNLPRDAFMQEIARMTQTIVKRAKEYDSDTIPGDYATLQTPCPNCGGQVKENYRRFACSKCEFSISKIPGGRQFEIPEVEELLQNKTIGPLSGFRSKMGRPFSAILKLSLDDEIKNYKLEFDFGQDSGGEDGEPPDFSDQQAVGACPKCKGRVFEHGMSYVCENSVANPKTCDFRSGKVILQQEIAREQMAKLLEEGRTDLLTNFKSSRTGRNFKAFLVKQNDGKIGFEFEKKEPSAKTAAKTAAAKAAAKAAPESDDEDAPVAVKAVPAKKVAAKKAPATKTAAAKKTAAAKKAPAKKTVARKTGS; translated from the coding sequence ATGTCCAAAGCACTGATCATCGCCGAAAAGCCTTCCGTCGCGAACGACATCGCGCGCGCTTTGGGCGGTTTTACCAAGCATGACGAATACTACGAAAGCGACGACTACGTCCTTTCCTCGGCAGTCGGCCACTTGCTGGAAATCGCCGCGCCCGAAGACTATGAAGTCAAACGCGGCAAGTGGAGTTTCGCCAACTTGCCCGTCATTCCGCCGCATTTCGATCTGAATCCGATCGCCAAGAGCGAGTCGCGCCTGAAGGTGCTGACCAAGCTGCTCAAGCGTAAAGACATCGACCGCCTGATTAACGCATGTGACGCGGGGCGCGAGGGCGAGCTGATTTTCCGCCTGATCGCGCAGCACGCGAAAGCCAAGCAGCCAGTACAGCGCCTGTGGCTTCAGTCGATGACAGCCGGCTCGATCCGCGACGGCTTTGCCCGTCTGCGTAGCGACGAGGAAATGCAGCCGCTCGCCGATGCAGCGCGCTGCCGCTCGGAAGCGGACTGGCTGGTCGGCATCAACGGCACGCGAGCCATGACCGCGTTCAACAGCAAGGGCGGCGGCTTCTTCCTGACCACGGTCGGCCGGGTGCAGACGCCGACGCTGTCGATCGTCGTCGAGCGCGAAGAAAAGATTCGCCGCTTCGTGCCGCGCGATTATTGGGAAGTGAAGGCGGAGTTCGTCTGTGCGGCCGGTTTCTACGAGGGCCGCTGGTTCGATCCGAAATTTAAGCGCGACGAGTTCGATCCGGAAAAACGCGATTCGCGGCTGTGGGCGCTGCCCGCGGCTGAGACGATCGTCGCGGCCTGCCGTGGCCAGATCGGCACGGTGACCGAAGAATCGAAGCCGTCCACGCAACTGTCGCCGGCGCTGTTCGACCTGACCAGCTTGCAGCGTGAAGCCAACGGCCGCTTCGGCTTTTCGGCCAAGAACACACTCGGCCTCGCTCAGGCGCTGTACGAAAAGCACAAGGTGCTGACCTATCCCCGGACCGACGCACGCGCGTTGCCGGAAGACTATATGGATACGGTCAAGGAAACGCTGGGCATGCTCAAGGAGAGCAACAACTATCTCCCGTTTGCCAAGCAGGTATTGGACAAGGGCTGGGTGAAGCCGAACAAGCGCATCTTCGACAACTCGAAGATCAGCGACCACTTCGCAATCATCCCCACGCTGCAGGCGCCGAAGAATCTGTCCGAACCGGAACAGAAGCTCTACGACCTGGTGGTGAAGCGCTTCCTGTCGGTATTCTTCCCGGCCGCCGAATTTCGTGTGACGACGCGGATCACGGAAGTGGTCGGCCATCACTTCAAGACCGAAGGCAAGGTACTGGTCGAACCGGGCTGGTTGCAGATCTACGGCCGCGAAATCGGCGGTGAAGACGCGAACCTCGTGCCGGTGCAAAAAGACGAGAAGGTCAAGACGGACAAGATCGCCGCCCAGCAACTGGTGACGAAACCGCCCGCACGTTACAACGAAGCGACCTTGCTGTCGGCAATGGAAGGCGCAGGCAAGCTCGTCGAAGACGACGAATTGCGCGAAGCCATGGCTGCCAAGGGTCTCGGCACGCCGGCCACGCGCGCCGCCATTATCGAAGGGCTGCTCGGTGAAAAGTATCTGATCCGCGAAGGCCGCGATCTGATTCCGACCGCCAAGGCGTTCCAGTTGATGACACTGCTGCGCGGCCTCGGCGTCAAGGAATTGACCGCACCGGAATTGACCGGCGAGTGGGAATACAAGCTCTCGCAGATGGAACGTGGCAACCTGCCGCGCGACGCGTTCATGCAGGAAATCGCCCGCATGACGCAGACCATCGTCAAGCGCGCGAAAGAGTACGATTCCGACACGATCCCGGGCGATTACGCGACGTTGCAGACGCCGTGTCCGAATTGCGGCGGTCAGGTAAAGGAAAATTACCGACGCTTCGCGTGCTCGAAGTGCGAGTTCTCGATCTCCAAGATTCCGGGCGGACGTCAGTTCGAAATTCCGGAAGTTGAAGAGCTCCTGCAGAACAAGACGATCGGACCGCTGTCGGGTTTCCGCAGCAAGATGGGCCGCCCGTTCTCGGCGATCTTGAAGCTCTCGCTCGACGACGAGATCAAGAACTACAAGCTCGAATTCGACTTCGGTCAGGACTCGGGCGGCGAAGATGGCGAACCGCCTGACTTCTCCGACCAGCAGGCGGTCGGCGCGTGCCCGAAGTGCAAGGGCCGCGTGTTCGAACACGGCATGAGCTATGTCTGCGAGAACTCGGTTGCAAACCCGAAAACTTGCGACTTCCGCTCGGGCAAGGTGATTCTGCAGCAGGAAATCGCGCGTGAGCAGATGGCGAAATTGCTCGAGGAAGGGCGCACCGACCTGCTGACGAACTTCAAGTCGTCACGTACCGGCCGCAACTTCAAGGCGTTCCTCGTCAAGCAGAACGACGGCAAGATCGGCTTCGAATTCGAGAAGAAAGAGCCGTCAGCCAAGACGGCGGCCAAGACCGCGGCGGCTAAGGCGGCGGCCAAGGCAGCGCCGGAGTCGGATGACGAAGATGCACCGGTCGCCGTGAAGGCGGTGCCCGCCAAGAAGGTCGCGGCCAAGAAAGCACCCGCTACGAAGACTGCGGCTGCGAAGAAGACCGCTGCCGCCAAGAAGGCGCCGGCCAAGAAAACGGTCGCGCGCAAGACGGGCTCGTAA